TGCGGCGGCGGGCGCGGAAGAAGCTGCCGGGACCGGTGGGGCGGACGGAACCGCCGGGGCCGATGGGGCGCGCAGAGCTGCCGGGGCCGATGGGGCGCGCGGAGCTGCCGGGACCAACGGAGCTGCCGGGACCGGTGGGGCGGACGGAGCTGCCGGGACCGGTGGGGCTTCCAGGACCGACGGACTCGCTGTGACCGACGGAGTCGCCGGGACCGACGGGGCTGCCGGGGCGGGCCTCCCCGCCGCGGAGCACGGGACGGCCGCCCCGGCCCGGCAGCACGAGCCGTCCACCCTCCGGCGGCGGGAGCCGGCCGGCCCGGCCGGTCACCGTGTCTCCACCCCCGGCTGGAGTGCCGCTCCCGATCTCGGGGCGCCCGCCACCTTCGTCCTCCTCCGGCACGGCGAAACCCCCCTCACCCCCCAGAAGCGCTTCTCCGGCAGCGGTGGCGGCGACCCCTCCCTGTCCGACACCGGCCGCGAGCAGGCCCGGCGCGTCGCCGCCGCCCTCGCCCGGCGCGGCACCGTCCAGGCGATCGTCGCCTCCCCGCTCGCCCGGACCCGCGAGACCGCCGGCATCGTCGCCGCCCGCCTCGGCCTGGACGTCGAGGTGGAGGAGGGGCTGCGCGAGACGGACTTCGGCGCCTGGGAGGGCCTCACCTTCGGGGAGGCGCGCGAGCGCCACCCGGACGACCTGGACGCCTGGCTCGCCGACCCGGAGGCCCGCCCCACCGGTGGTGGCGAGAGCTTCGCGCAGACCGCCGTCCGGATCGAGGCCACCCGCAGGAAGCTGGTCGCGGCCCACGCCGGCCGCACCGTCCTGCTCGTCACGCACGTCACGCCGATCAAGACCTTCGTCCGCCTCGCCCTCGGCGCCCCGCCCGCCTCCCTGTTCCGCATGGAACTGTCCGCCGCCTCGCTCTCGGCGGTGGCGTACTACGCGGACGGCAACGCGAGCGTGCGGCTGTTCAACGACACGTCCCACCTGCGTTCCTGAGTCCGGCGGCGGCCCGCGCCAGCTCCTCGACGCGGGCCCAGTCCCCGGCGGCCACCGCCTCCGCCGGGACCATCCAGCTCCCGCCCACGCAGCCGACGTTGGGCAGGGCCAGGTACTCCGGCGCGTCGGCCGGGCCGATGCCGCCCGTCGGGCAGAAGCGCGCCTGGGGCAGCGGGCCGGCCAGGGACTCCAGGAACGCGGTGCCGCCCGCCGCCCGCGCCGGGAAGAACTTCATCTCCCGCACCCCGCGCTCCAGCAGCGCCATCACCTCCGAGGCCGTGGAGACCCCCGGCAGGAACGGCACCCCGGACGCCCGCATGGCGGCCAGCAGCGGGTCGGTCCAGCCGGGACTGACCAGGAACCGCGCCCCGGCCGCCACGCACTCGCCGGCCTGCCCGGGGGTGAGGACCGTGCCCGCCCCGACCACCGCCTCCGGCACCTCGGCGGCGATCGCGCGGATCGCGTCCGGGGCGGCCGGCGTCCGCAGGGTCACCTCGATCGCGGGCAGCCCGCCGGCCACCAGCGCCCGCGCCAGCGGTACGGCGTCGGCGACGTCCGGCACGACCAGCACGGGCACGACGGGCGCGAGGCCCAGCACGGAGGCGACGGCGGCGGGAGGGGCGGCCGAGGACGGGGAGCCGGCCGGGGGGACGGGCGGGGGGCCGGAGTCGGCCGGGGAGGCGGGCGGCGGCGGGGTCATGCCCTCATCGTGCCGACCCACCGCACTCTCCGCAAAGATCGTTGCACATGCTGCAACAACCGCCGGGCGGTCTCAGTGGACCTCCTCCACCAGCACGTCCAGCGACCACGGCCTCCCCGCCCGGCCCGGAGCCTCCGCCTCCACCGCGTACCCGAGGTCCCGCAGCGCCTCCACCAGCCCGGTCGGGTCCTCCGGCACGGTCCCGGCCGTCAGCAGGGAGCGCACGATCCGGCCCTTCGTCGCCTTGTTGAAGTGGCTGACGACCTTCCGCGTCGGCGCGTGCAGCACCCGCACCGTCGCCGTCCGCCCGGCGACCTCGCCCGTCGGCTTCCAGGCCGCCGCGTAGGCCGAGGAGCGCAGGTCCAGGACCAGGCCGTCACCGGCCGCCTCGGGCAGCACCCGTGCCATCGGGGCCCGCCAGTGCCCGGCCAGCGCGCCGAGCCCGGGCAGCCGCACGCCCATCGAGCAGCGGTAGGAGGGGATCCGGTCGGTCACCCGCACCGCGCCCCACAGCCCGGAGAAGACCAGCAGCGAGCGCGCTGCGCGCCCCTTCGCGGCGGCGTCCAGCGAGGCCAGGCCGAGGGCGTCGTAGAGGACACCGGTGTAGATCTCGCCGGCCGGGCGGGCGCCGGCGGTGCGCAGCCCGGCGTTCTTCGCGACCTCACCGCGCAGCCCCCCGCTCAGACCGAGCACCTCGCGGGCCTTCTCCTCGTCACCGGAGCACAGCTCGACCAGTTCCCCGAGCACGGCCTCCCGCGCGCCGGTCAGCCCCGGCAGGGACAGCGACCCCAGTTCCAGCGGCGCCCCCTCGCCCGGGTTCGCCTTGCCCTCGGAGGGCGGCAGCAGGACCAGCAACACGTACTCCTCACGTAGACCTCCGCGTCAGGGTACGGCGTGCCGCCCGCGGTCCCGCCCGCGGTCCGCACCGCCCCCGGGGGCCCGGTACCATGGCCGACACGGCAGACGAGCCGGGCGGACGGCCGCGTGGAACCCCTTTCCGGGGGCTCCCCGAGGAACGTCCGGGCTCCACAGGGCAGGGTGGTGGCCAACGGCCACCCGGGGTGACCCGCGGGACAGTGCCACAGAGAACAGACCGCCGGGGGCCTCGGCCCCCGGTAAGGGTGAAACGGTGGTGTAAGAGACCACCAGTGCCCAGGGTGACCTGGGCAGCTAGGTAAACCCCACCCGGAGCAAGGTCAAGAGGGGACACCCCGGTGTCCCTGCGCGGACGTTCGAGGGCTGCCCGCCCGAGTCCGCGGGTAGACCGCACGAGGCCGGTGGCAACACCGGTCCTAGATGGATGGCCGTCGCCCCGGCGTCCGCGAGGACACCGGGGAACAGAACCCGGCGTACAGCCCGACTCGTCTGTCGTCCGACATGCCGTGGGCCGGGGGCCCGTTCGCGTCCTCCGGTCCCATCGGGCGCTGCGACACCCGTGTCAGGTGGTGCGTGAAGACCTCCCGCGCCTGCGGCGTCAGCGTCCGCAGGGCCACCAGCGCCGTGATCGCCACGTCGCACAGTTCCGCCCGGACGTCCTCCCAGGTGTGGGTGACGCCCTTGCGGGGGTTCTGGCCGGTCGCGCCGATGACCGCCTCGGCTACCTCGCCGACCTCCTCCGACAACTTCAGGACGCGCAGCAGGAGGCCTTCCGGGCCGGGGTGCGCGCGGGCGGCCTCCAGGCGGGCCCAGAGGTCGTCGATGGCCGGCCACAGGGCGGCGGCAGCGTGTTCGTCGGTCATGGGCCCGCAGCCTGCCACGCCGGCGGGGGCGACGGCCGCTACTCCTCGGACAACGCCCCCTGCTCCCCCTCGCCCCGCTGCCGCAGCCGCCTGCTCCGGACGCCCACCACGAAGGCCGCCACCGCCGCCGTCACGCCGAGGGCCGCCGGGACCATCCAGCCGCGGTCGAGGACGTGACCTGCGGCGTGGTCGAGGGAGAGCCGGCCGGGTCCGGTCACCGCGAGGCCGGCCGCCGTCAGGCCCAGGCTCGCCGGGTGCTCGTAGCCGCCCTCCTGGGCGAAGAAGCCGTTGGGCAGGTGGACCGCCGCGGCCCCCGCCATCGCGCCGGCCGCCGCCGCGCCCGCCGCCGGCGTCGCCAGGCCCAGCGCGAGCAGCGTGCCGCCGCCCATCTCCGCGAGGCCCGCCGCCGCCGCGCTCGCCCTGCCCGGCGCGTAGCCGACGGACTCCATGAACTGGCCGGTCCCCTCCAGTCCGTGCCCGCCGAACCAGCCGAACAGCTTCTGCGCGCCGTGCGCGGCCAGTACGCCGCCCGTCCCCAGCCGGAGCAGCAGCAGGCCCAGATCACGTCGGTCGTAACAGGTCACGGTGACTCCCGGTCGGCAGGTAAGCGGTCCTCTTCCGCGCAACCACCGTCGCACCCCCCGCACCACCGGGCCCGCCCCGCGTGCCGTTCGGGTGGCGGGGCCGACCCCTTCGCGTCCGCCGCCCCACCGCCCGCCCCGCCACCGCCCGTCACGGCGTCCCCTGCCCGGTGCGCGGGGCCCGGAAGGGGCCGACGGGGACTCAGTTCCTCCTCGGGCGGCGCATTCCAGCCGGTCGGGGGGCCGCCGTCGGGAAACCCCGGTGGGATGCGGTGTACCGTCCCCGGGTGCGTGAATGTTCCCGGCTCAGCCGGCGTGCCGTCCTCGGGCTGACGGCCGCCGCCCTTCCCCTGTCCACGGCCGCTCCCGCCGCCGCGACCACCGCCTCCCTCATCGGGGGTGAACGGCTGACCCGGGACGGGATCCAGGTGCGCGGTGCCACCGGACTGCCCCGGAAGCTCACCGCCCGGGCGTGGCTCGTCGCCGACTGCGCGAGTGGGGAGGTGCTCGCCTCGTGCAACGCGCACCGCCGCCTCGCGCCCGCGTCCACCCTCAAGATGCTGTTCGCGGACACGGTGCTGAAGAAGTTCGACCGCACCGAGCGCCACCGGGTCACCGACGCCGAGCTCGCCGACGTCCCGGCCGGCTCCAGTCTCGTCGGCATCAAGCCCGGCATCACCTACACCGTGGAGCAGCTGTGGCAGGGCGTGTTCCTGCGCTCCGGCAACGACGCTGTGCACGTGCTCGCGCACATGAACGGCGGAATCGCCGAGACGGTCGCCGAGATGCAGGCCAGGGCCACCGACCTGCGGGCCCTGGACACCCGGGTGGTCAGCCCCGACGGCTTCGACCACCCCGGCCAGCTCTCCTCGGCGTACGACCTCACGCTGTTCGCCCGCCACGGACTGAAGGACGCCGACTTCCGCGGTTACTGCGGCACGAGGACCGCCGACTTCCCGGCGGGCGGCGGCAGGA
This is a stretch of genomic DNA from Streptomyces sp. TG1A-8. It encodes these proteins:
- a CDS encoding bifunctional RNase H/acid phosphatase produces the protein MREFIVEADGGSRGNPGPAGYGAVVSDAATGETLTEAAEYIGVATNNVAEYRGLLAGLRAARDLDPSARVHVRMDSKLVVEQMSGRWKVKHPAMKPLAAEAGRVFAPGRVTYEWIPRERNRHADRLANEAMDAGAEGRQWSPAASPASPASRAPLAAPEEPARPGDATAGAARARAALRAAAPADGPGPVAAAGAEEAAGTGGADGTAGADGARRAAGADGARGAAGTNGAAGTGGADGAAGTGGASRTDGLAVTDGVAGTDGAAGAGLPAAEHGTAAPARQHEPSTLRRREPAGPAGHRVSTPGWSAAPDLGAPATFVLLRHGETPLTPQKRFSGSGGGDPSLSDTGREQARRVAAALARRGTVQAIVASPLARTRETAGIVAARLGLDVEVEEGLRETDFGAWEGLTFGEARERHPDDLDAWLADPEARPTGGGESFAQTAVRIEATRRKLVAAHAGRTVLLVTHVTPIKTFVRLALGAPPASLFRMELSAASLSAVAYYADGNASVRLFNDTSHLRS
- the eda gene encoding bifunctional 4-hydroxy-2-oxoglutarate aldolase/2-dehydro-3-deoxy-phosphogluconate aldolase; the protein is MTPPPPASPADSGPPPVPPAGSPSSAAPPAAVASVLGLAPVVPVLVVPDVADAVPLARALVAGGLPAIEVTLRTPAAPDAIRAIAAEVPEAVVGAGTVLTPGQAGECVAAGARFLVSPGWTDPLLAAMRASGVPFLPGVSTASEVMALLERGVREMKFFPARAAGGTAFLESLAGPLPQARFCPTGGIGPADAPEYLALPNVGCVGGSWMVPAEAVAAGDWARVEELARAAAGLRNAGGTCR
- the yaaA gene encoding peroxide stress protein YaaA translates to MLVLLPPSEGKANPGEGAPLELGSLSLPGLTGAREAVLGELVELCSGDEEKAREVLGLSGGLRGEVAKNAGLRTAGARPAGEIYTGVLYDALGLASLDAAAKGRAARSLLVFSGLWGAVRVTDRIPSYRCSMGVRLPGLGALAGHWRAPMARVLPEAAGDGLVLDLRSSAYAAAWKPTGEVAGRTATVRVLHAPTRKVVSHFNKATKGRIVRSLLTAGTVPEDPTGLVEALRDLGYAVEAEAPGRAGRPWSLDVLVEEVH
- a CDS encoding DoxX family protein, giving the protein MTCYDRRDLGLLLLRLGTGGVLAAHGAQKLFGWFGGHGLEGTGQFMESVGYAPGRASAAAAGLAEMGGGTLLALGLATPAAGAAAAGAMAGAAAVHLPNGFFAQEGGYEHPASLGLTAAGLAVTGPGRLSLDHAAGHVLDRGWMVPAALGVTAAVAAFVVGVRSRRLRQRGEGEQGALSEE
- a CDS encoding D-alanyl-D-alanine carboxypeptidase family protein gives rise to the protein MRECSRLSRRAVLGLTAAALPLSTAAPAAATTASLIGGERLTRDGIQVRGATGLPRKLTARAWLVADCASGEVLASCNAHRRLAPASTLKMLFADTVLKKFDRTERHRVTDAELADVPAGSSLVGIKPGITYTVEQLWQGVFLRSGNDAVHVLAHMNGGIAETVAEMQARATDLRALDTRVVSPDGFDHPGQLSSAYDLTLFARHGLKDADFRGYCGTRTADFPAGGGRTFQIQNTDRLLTGAWGLGTYQGLIGVKNGYTSHAGNTFTGAATRGGRTLLVTVMHPEAGGNAVYEQTAALLDWGFGHGRSARAVGTLVEPLGGGGAAAASPVAAGKAARAAAGAPGAAAARPSSWRLLGGAAGAVALLGAGTWALRRRGPAATGTTGTTGTTGNAGGPATGTGGAGGADTGGGRRS